The proteins below come from a single Faecalibaculum rodentium genomic window:
- a CDS encoding FtsX-like permease family protein: MPPVLLKETLVEIRRSLGRFLSILLIVALGVAFFAGVKASPPDMKASADDYFDRYGLQDIQVFSTLGLDRQDLDAMREVPGAESVQGLYNQDVLVRIDKSEQVWKLFSLPENPEMNLIRVEEGRLPEKPDECLIEGGSMESGLKGTFAIGDKVRIESGTKDPLSDTLKHEEYTVVGTGFTPRYLSFEKGTSAIGSGSVDGFLFVPEAAVKSGYYTEADVTVSGARELDAYSDAYFDVTDPVVKKLEAIADARIEARLKDPRQELTDARQQLKEETEKGEKQLADARQQIRDGEAEIADSEKTLTDSRSQLDAGWAQLNQGQAQLDRSQQQVSSGLAQIRQAQAQKASLEQAQAQIRDGLTQAQTGRDQAQAGLDQINAGLTRIDAGLAQIDTAALAAQKQQLETGIASLQTQIEAVEGTDPEAAQAMKAQLAQLQASLAQVQGALDTAADLQAQKTQLEAQKQTAQAGLEEADAAIADLNAKQKQVSDGLAQIRAAEARLPELEAAQTQIDASRSQLETSRNELNIHERQYESGQAKLEQGRRDLTKAKAELADGEKKLKEETEKGQKKIEDAQKELDELEPQWIVLDRNSFYSYRDYQSCADRMDGIASVFPVFFFLVAALVCMTTMTRMVDEQRSTIGTLKALGYAWWQIAMKYILYSLLASILGSILGCAVGMVVFPCIIFYAWNTMYTIDTIKTVWQPGLMLLASGSVTLVILVTTLFSIGRELREVPSQLMRPKAGVAGKQILLEKVPAIWQRIPFLHKVTLRNIFRYKKRFFMTVIGISGCSALLVAGFGINDSISSIVSEQFGAIYQYDAAVTADNDALSDPLKKLEGVTGVYEEQDLPVTLDMDGNKAAATLHIIPDGTQGKKLTDFVHLDSLDKEPLTVPEEGALVSQKMAEKLGLKAGSKLTLETADDQKLETTVADVFSQYVGHQVYVSQKTFDDWHVAEQPQDVYLLKTSDQSDDFEEALGGNIMLLDDVRSVSFYSKLQQNFLDMIGSIKMVVVVLVISAAMLAFVVLYNLANVNISERMREIATIKVLGYTEREVDAYVNRESLILAMIGGGTGLILGIWLHRLIMNLAELDDVMFGRIISPLSYLFAFGLTVLFALLVNFVMRFRLRKVEMVESLKAVE, from the coding sequence ATGCCGCCGGTACTGCTGAAGGAAACACTGGTGGAGATCCGCCGCTCTCTGGGGCGGTTTCTTTCCATCCTCCTGATTGTGGCCCTGGGCGTGGCCTTTTTTGCAGGGGTCAAGGCCAGTCCGCCGGATATGAAGGCCAGTGCAGATGACTACTTCGACCGCTATGGCCTGCAGGACATCCAGGTCTTCTCCACCCTGGGACTGGACCGGCAAGATCTGGATGCCATGCGTGAAGTTCCCGGCGCCGAGTCGGTGCAGGGACTGTACAACCAGGATGTCCTGGTCCGGATCGACAAGTCAGAACAGGTATGGAAGCTGTTTTCCCTGCCGGAAAACCCGGAGATGAACCTGATCCGGGTGGAGGAGGGACGGCTGCCGGAAAAACCGGATGAGTGCCTGATCGAAGGCGGCAGCATGGAAAGCGGCCTGAAGGGCACCTTTGCAATCGGCGACAAGGTGCGCATCGAATCCGGCACGAAGGATCCCCTGTCGGATACGCTGAAGCATGAAGAATACACCGTTGTTGGCACAGGGTTCACGCCCCGGTACCTGAGTTTCGAGAAAGGAACTTCCGCCATCGGCTCGGGGTCTGTGGACGGATTCCTGTTTGTGCCGGAAGCAGCCGTGAAATCCGGCTACTATACGGAAGCGGATGTGACGGTGAGCGGCGCCAGGGAGCTGGACGCCTACTCGGATGCCTATTTCGATGTGACGGATCCGGTGGTGAAAAAGCTGGAGGCCATCGCGGATGCCAGGATCGAGGCCCGGTTGAAGGATCCGAGGCAGGAACTGACAGATGCCCGGCAGCAGCTGAAGGAAGAGACGGAAAAGGGCGAAAAACAGCTGGCGGATGCCCGACAGCAGATCCGGGATGGCGAGGCTGAAATCGCAGACAGCGAAAAAACGCTGACGGATTCCCGGTCACAGCTGGATGCCGGGTGGGCGCAGCTGAACCAGGGGCAGGCACAGCTGGACAGATCGCAGCAGCAGGTCAGCAGCGGTCTTGCCCAGATCCGCCAGGCGCAGGCACAGAAGGCGTCTCTCGAACAGGCACAGGCACAGATCCGGGATGGACTGACACAGGCACAGACAGGCCGGGACCAGGCACAGGCCGGGCTGGACCAGATCAATGCAGGGCTCACCCGGATCGATGCCGGGCTGGCGCAGATCGATACAGCGGCGCTGGCAGCACAGAAGCAGCAGCTGGAGACCGGCATTGCCTCGCTACAGACCCAGATCGAAGCGGTGGAAGGCACTGACCCGGAAGCTGCCCAGGCCATGAAAGCACAGCTTGCGCAGTTGCAGGCATCCCTTGCGCAGGTGCAGGGCGCCCTGGACACAGCGGCAGACCTGCAGGCGCAGAAAACACAGCTGGAAGCACAGAAACAGACGGCACAGGCCGGACTGGAGGAAGCGGATGCAGCCATTGCGGATCTCAACGCGAAGCAGAAGCAGGTCAGTGACGGCCTGGCACAGATTCGAGCAGCCGAAGCCCGGCTCCCGGAACTGGAAGCCGCCCAGACACAGATCGATGCCTCCCGCAGCCAGCTGGAGACTTCCCGGAACGAGCTCAACATCCACGAAAGGCAGTACGAGTCAGGGCAGGCGAAGCTTGAACAGGGCCGCAGGGATCTCACGAAAGCAAAGGCAGAGCTGGCAGACGGGGAGAAAAAGCTGAAGGAAGAAACCGAAAAGGGCCAGAAAAAGATCGAAGATGCACAGAAGGAACTTGATGAGCTGGAGCCGCAGTGGATCGTGCTGGACCGCAACTCGTTCTACTCCTATCGCGACTATCAGTCCTGTGCCGACCGCATGGATGGCATCGCCTCGGTGTTCCCGGTGTTCTTTTTCCTGGTAGCAGCCCTGGTCTGCATGACAACCATGACCCGCATGGTGGACGAACAGCGCAGCACCATCGGCACACTCAAGGCCCTGGGCTATGCCTGGTGGCAGATCGCCATGAAATACATCCTGTATTCCCTGCTCGCGTCCATCCTGGGGTCCATTCTGGGCTGCGCCGTGGGCATGGTGGTGTTCCCCTGCATCATCTTCTATGCCTGGAACACCATGTACACCATTGACACCATCAAAACCGTCTGGCAGCCCGGACTCATGCTCCTGGCCTCCGGCAGTGTGACGCTGGTGATCCTTGTCACCACGCTGTTTTCCATCGGCCGGGAGCTCCGGGAAGTCCCCAGCCAGCTCATGCGGCCCAAAGCCGGTGTGGCAGGAAAACAGATCCTGCTGGAGAAAGTGCCGGCTATCTGGCAGCGGATCCCGTTCCTGCACAAAGTCACCCTGCGCAACATTTTCCGGTACAAGAAGCGGTTCTTCATGACCGTCATTGGCATTTCGGGCTGCAGTGCCCTCCTGGTGGCGGGATTCGGGATCAACGACTCGATTTCCAGCATTGTATCGGAGCAGTTTGGCGCCATTTACCAGTATGATGCGGCGGTGACAGCAGACAACGATGCCCTGTCTGATCCGCTGAAGAAACTGGAAGGCGTGACGGGAGTCTACGAGGAGCAGGATCTGCCCGTGACGCTGGACATGGATGGCAATAAGGCGGCAGCGACCCTGCACATCATTCCTGATGGAACACAGGGGAAGAAACTCACTGACTTCGTGCATCTGGACAGCCTCGACAAAGAGCCGCTCACCGTTCCGGAAGAAGGCGCTCTGGTGTCGCAGAAAATGGCGGAAAAACTGGGGCTGAAAGCCGGGTCGAAACTGACCCTGGAGACAGCCGATGACCAGAAGCTGGAAACCACAGTCGCAGATGTCTTCTCACAGTACGTGGGACACCAGGTTTATGTATCGCAGAAAACCTTTGACGACTGGCATGTGGCGGAACAGCCGCAGGATGTCTATCTGCTGAAGACATCCGATCAGTCGGATGACTTTGAAGAGGCTCTGGGGGGCAATATCATGCTGCTGGACGACGTGCGGTCTGTTTCCTTCTACTCAAAGCTCCAGCAGAATTTCCTGGACATGATCGGATCCATCAAAATGGTGGTCGTGGTCCTGGTGATTTCCGCTGCCATGCTGGCTTTCGTGGTGCTGTACAATCTTGCGAATGTGAACATCTCCGAACGCATGCGGGAAATCGCCACGATCAAGGTCCTGGGGTATACCGAGCGGGAGGTGGATGCCTATGTGAACCGCGAATCGCTGATTCTCGCCATGATCGGCGGCGGGACCGGACTGATTCTGGGGATCTGGCTGCACCGGCTGATCATGAACCTGGCCGAACTGGATGACGTGATGTTCGGACGGATCATCTCCCCGCTCTCCTATCTCTTCGCCTTCGGCCTGACGGTACTGTTCGCACTCCTGGTCAATTTCGTGATGCGCTTCCGCCTGCGGAAAGTGGAAATGGTGGAATCCCTGAAAGCCGTTGAGTAG
- a CDS encoding ABC transporter ATP-binding protein — protein MSDFIEFENVSKTYEMGEVAIHALDDVSFSIEEGEFVVILGASGAGKSTVLNLLGGMDTVTSGKIVVDGKNIESCNDRELTLYRRSDVGFVFQFYNLVQNLTLRENVELAAQIVKDPLDIDEAIAAVGLSDRASNFPSQLSGGEQQRVAIARALVKNPKLLLCDEPTGALDYKTGKQVLQVLQDTCRNNRKTVVMITHNSALAPMGDKIIHVKSGKIESVTMNPHPVDAREIEY, from the coding sequence ATGTCGGATTTCATAGAATTTGAAAACGTTTCAAAAACATACGAAATGGGAGAGGTCGCCATCCATGCCCTGGACGATGTCTCCTTTTCCATAGAAGAAGGAGAATTTGTGGTCATCCTGGGTGCCTCCGGTGCCGGGAAATCCACGGTCCTGAACCTTTTGGGCGGCATGGATACCGTCACATCGGGGAAGATCGTCGTCGATGGAAAGAACATCGAATCCTGCAATGACCGGGAGCTGACGCTCTATCGCCGCAGCGATGTGGGGTTCGTGTTCCAGTTCTACAACCTGGTGCAGAACCTGACGCTGCGGGAAAATGTGGAACTGGCGGCCCAGATCGTGAAGGATCCCCTGGACATTGACGAGGCCATTGCGGCAGTCGGCCTGTCGGACAGAGCCTCCAACTTCCCCAGCCAGCTGTCCGGCGGTGAGCAGCAGCGAGTGGCAATCGCCCGGGCACTGGTGAAAAATCCCAAGCTTCTCCTTTGTGACGAACCAACCGGCGCACTGGACTACAAGACAGGCAAGCAGGTGCTGCAGGTGCTGCAGGATACCTGCCGGAACAACCGCAAAACCGTGGTCATGATCACACACAACAGCGCGCTGGCGCCCATGGGGGACAAAATCATTCATGTGAAATCCGGAAAAATCGAGTCCGTGACCATGAATCCTCATCCTGTGGATGCCCGGGAGATCGAATACTGA
- a CDS encoding DegV family protein — protein sequence MNVRVMTDSGSGLTKAQAEALGMDYLPLQVTAGDSTYLDGIDLTTDRLYDMLEAGDMPSTSLPPLGIVEELAEKYEEEGVTDVMLITLSNGLSSTNSTVTAALKSHDINVHTLDLYTTLGVEWYAAQAAAQLAAAGVAPQEIVTRIAEAIEDSKGFLIPEDLDHLAKGGRLTPVAAKLGGLLKIRPILEVSKASEGKVDVWDKVRTTSKAIKKAAEHIQESLTPGKDYVFFVLDSRNPEGAALAAKGLEENGPVKILEQPLCAVIASHTGMQAVGLQYIPKIEGVEV from the coding sequence ATGAATGTACGAGTAATGACCGACAGTGGTTCCGGACTGACCAAAGCACAGGCCGAAGCCCTTGGCATGGACTATCTGCCCCTGCAGGTGACTGCTGGCGACAGTACATATCTCGACGGCATCGACCTGACGACAGACCGGCTCTACGACATGCTGGAGGCAGGCGACATGCCATCAACCAGCCTGCCGCCTCTGGGCATTGTCGAGGAACTGGCGGAAAAATATGAAGAGGAAGGCGTGACGGATGTGATGCTCATCACGCTGTCCAATGGCTTGTCCAGCACCAATTCCACCGTGACTGCGGCCTTGAAATCCCACGATATCAACGTCCACACCCTGGATCTTTACACCACACTGGGCGTGGAGTGGTATGCGGCCCAGGCCGCGGCACAGCTGGCAGCCGCAGGTGTGGCTCCCCAGGAAATCGTGACGCGCATCGCCGAAGCCATTGAAGACTCCAAAGGGTTCCTGATTCCCGAAGATCTGGATCACCTCGCAAAAGGCGGGCGTCTGACGCCGGTGGCCGCAAAACTGGGCGGCCTGCTCAAGATCCGCCCGATTCTGGAAGTGTCGAAGGCCTCCGAAGGAAAGGTGGATGTGTGGGACAAAGTCCGCACCACATCCAAGGCCATCAAAAAAGCAGCGGAACACATCCAGGAATCCCTGACCCCCGGAAAAGACTATGTCTTCTTCGTCCTGGACTCCCGCAATCCGGAAGGCGCAGCCCTGGCTGCAAAGGGCCTGGAAGAAAACGGGCCGGTGAAGATCCTGGAACAGCCGCTGTGTGCAGTCATTGCCAGCCACACCGGCATGCAGGCCGTGGGGCTGCAGTACATCCCGAAAATCGAGGGGGTTGAAGTATGA
- a CDS encoding DegV family protein, which produces MKKLAFVTDSGSGFSTEYWSREGIYSVPLQLDIDGTTAGDYETVQPSDIVENLKKQIPMKTSLPSLGAIEDLFEDLKARGYDGVFCVPICRGLSGTLNAMELAARNQDLEFTGFDTGSTAVLQAYCIRKAKKLYEEGKDIPDILAFLDKVCEKADTILLVDDLQHMKRGGRLTAAAALLGGLLKIKPVLHVNCQTDGKVDVLGKVRTVSKAQGFVIDRLKSLGAGPGWDITIAHVGVPEPAEAYAQRIREAIPGITTRIIDLVSAVAVHTGLGCLAVQAFDPQGQPIEYDLTQA; this is translated from the coding sequence ATGAAAAAACTCGCATTCGTGACCGACTCCGGTTCCGGATTCTCCACAGAATACTGGTCCCGGGAAGGTATTTACTCTGTCCCTTTGCAGCTGGACATCGATGGCACGACCGCCGGGGACTATGAAACCGTGCAGCCGTCTGATATCGTGGAGAATCTGAAGAAGCAGATCCCCATGAAGACCTCCCTTCCAAGCCTCGGGGCCATCGAGGATCTCTTCGAAGACCTGAAAGCCAGAGGCTATGACGGTGTGTTCTGTGTCCCCATCTGCCGGGGGCTGTCGGGCACTCTCAACGCGATGGAACTTGCTGCCCGCAACCAGGATCTGGAATTCACGGGATTCGACACAGGCAGCACGGCGGTTCTGCAGGCTTACTGCATCCGAAAGGCAAAAAAGCTGTATGAAGAAGGGAAGGACATTCCGGACATCCTTGCGTTCCTGGACAAAGTCTGTGAAAAAGCCGACACCATTCTCCTGGTGGATGATCTGCAGCACATGAAGCGCGGCGGCCGTCTCACCGCCGCTGCGGCTCTGCTGGGCGGGCTGCTGAAAATCAAGCCTGTTCTGCACGTCAACTGCCAGACAGACGGAAAAGTGGATGTCCTGGGCAAAGTCCGGACTGTGTCCAAAGCCCAGGGGTTCGTCATTGACCGCCTGAAATCCCTCGGTGCCGGACCGGGATGGGACATCACGATTGCCCATGTCGGGGTTCCTGAACCCGCCGAAGCGTATGCGCAGAGGATCCGCGAGGCCATTCCGGGGATCACCACCCGCATCATTGACCTGGTCAGTGCGGTGGCTGTCCACACTGGCCTTGGCTGCCTGGCGGTGCAGGCCTTCGATCCCCAGGGCCAGCCCATCGAATACGACCTGACACAGGCCTAG